The genomic window TTTCGGTCCAACTCTTCCGGGAGGCATACCGGAAGGTGTTCCGAACCAGATGCACGATGCAGGTTTGCACCACGGCCTGGGGCCAGACGGTGTTGATTGCGTCCGGCAGGCCTTTGAGCCCGTCGCAGACAGTGATGCAAACGTCTTCCACGCCTCGGTTTTTGATCTCGGTAAGTACCGCAAGCCAGAACTTAGCTCCCTCACCTCCATCGCCGGCCCACAATCCCAGGACGTCCGGTTCACCGTTGGTAGCGACGCCTATGGCCACGTAGATGGGCCGGTTGCTGACCTGCCCATCACGGACTTTGACGTGGATCGCGTCGATGAACATCGCCGGGAGCACCCGGTCCAGAGGACGGTTCTGCCACTCGGTCATTTCCCCGACGACCTTCTCTGTGATTCGGGAGATGGTGTCCTTGGAGACTTTCGCGCCGAACACGTCGGCGAAGTGCGCCGCAATCTCCCCGGTCGTGAGCCCTTTCGCGCTCAAGGACAGAACGATTTCATCGACACCGGTCAGCCGACGCTGGCGCTTCTTCACCGTTTGGGGATCAAATGTGGACCCGGTGTCCCGGGGCACATCGATCTCCACCGGGCCAATCTCGGTGAGCACGGTCTTCGAACGGGTACCGTTACGGGAATTGCCACTCCCACGCCCGGCCACGTCATGCTTTCCGTACCCCAAATGCTCGTCCATTTCCGCTTCCAACGCGGTCTCCAGGACGTTCTTGGTCAGCTTGTTCAACAGCCCTCCCGGGCCAACAAGTTCCAACCCCTGTTCCTTGGCTTGGGACAGGAGCTGCCGCGCCAACTCTTGCTGATCCACATCAGTCGCCATGGGATCCATGGTGTCGCTCATGATCAGTCCTCCCCGCCAGGCAAGCCCGGCGTGTCAGGCCAACCCCGGATCCACCGTTATTCCGACAGTCCCCGCGATCAAAACTGGGTGACTTCGAGGCGATCAAAGCCGCTCCCACCGACCCCCTCGAACGCCATAATCGATCTTCGGTCAACCGGCACAGGCTCGGAAAAGTGGCCTAAGGCATATCGAGTCGGGTTTTGTAGGCGGTGTTTTTGTTGGTGTTCCAGCCGGCGATGATGCCGGCTCCGAGCATTTGGTCGGTGAGTCGTGCGAAGCGGTATCCGGGGTCGGTGTCGAGGGCGAGTTGCATGTATTGGTGTGCTTTGGATCCTCTGCCTTCCCACCAGTTGATGTAGCCGATGGTGGTGAGGATGGGTGCGGCGTGTTGTGGGCTGGTTCTGGTGTAGGCGTGGAGGAGCAGTTGTTCGGCCCATTCGATCTGTGACCACCTCGGAGCAGTCTCAGTTTGGGCGAAGAGGATGTGCTGGGGCGGTTCGTCGATGCCGGGGATGTCGGCCATGAGCCGGTCGCGGATGTGGGGGAATTGGAAGTTCGCGATGAGAGCGGCGCAGTCCTCGTCGGTGGGGAAGTCGTTGCTGACGAGCATGTCCGTCCAGAGTTGGCTGGCATGTAGCGCCGCTTGATCGGGTGACTGGGCTCGGATGGTGTTCATGCAGTTTTCGACGGCGATGGCGTGGTCTGCTTCGTGGGCTGGCGCAGGGAGGACGATTTGGTTGGTGGGTTCGATGGTGCTGCCGCGGTAGATGAATTCGGCGTTGACGCGGCTGTATTCGGTGGTGCTGATGGGCAGGGTGATGTCTTGTCCGGGTTCGCTGTCGTAGGGGGAGTAGGTTTCGTCGCTGACGAAGATCCCGTCGCGGATGGTGATGCCGTTCTCGGCGAGGACTCCAGTGAGTGCGGCGATGGTAACTGCGTGTGGTTTGGGTTGGCCTGGTTCACTGTGGGTTGAGGTGTAGAGGGCGAAGACGATGCTCGTCGCGCTGGTGTCGCTAGTGAGGTAGCTGCTGACAGTTCGGGCATAGGGGAGTTCTGTTCCTGGTTGGCGGGGGAGATCGATCCGGAGGGTGGCGCCGACCTTGCCCTTGTCCAGGGTGATGCAGACCAAGCTCTCGTTGGGCCAGAATCCGAGGGTGTGCCCGATGAAGCTCAGCAAGTCTGCCGGGTCTTTGATGGTCAGCGCATTCATTGTCCTGTTCCTTTGTGCGTGCGTTGTGTCTTTGGCCTTTGCGCCGTTCTCATGGGGTCTTGTGCGCTGGTACGGAGCTGGAACGGGGTGACCGGGGCAGGTCCTCGGAAAGGGCCAAGTGGCGTGGGAGCACTGAGCCAATTTCCAGGGCGCGGTGACGCCACGGTTGCGCGGAGGCCCATCCAGCGATGATCGGGATATCAGAATGACAAACAGCGTTGTTGCTTCTGGCTATTCATGGGCAGGCCGATGTGCAGCGTCATGACTCAGCGGCCCTAGTCTTCGGCATCAGGCATCGCATGGCGGGATCGCTCCGCCGGATGAGCCGGGGACTGCTTTCAGTCCCGACATATGCGCCGTTATCGGCTACCTGAGTGTCCATGAGTGAGCTCCTAGCTTTCGGGAATCCGTCAGCCGCCATGAGTCTCGATGTCTCAACGAGTTGATTTGTGGTGGGACCTCCTAGTTTTTCTCCGGTTATGTCGATGATCGATCCTCTTGGGCAGGTCTTACACTGGGCGCGTTCAGGTTCCAGTGTTGCGGCGTATTAGAGTGCGGGGTCGACGAGGTCAGATAGTCCTTTGGCCTGGCGGCGGGGGTGCTCGCTGTAGTTGTGTGGGCGGGCTCGACAGTATCTGGTGTCAATGATGTTTAGCAGACGCAGGAGGCGAAGGAGGCGAAGGTCTGATGCGTGTACTTCCGCCTACGTCGGAGACCTTCTTGGCCACGTGTGCATTGTGGGCGGCTCCCCGGCCGGCGAGTCCTGAGTTGCCGGATCCGAGCTGTGGCGGCCTTGTCAGAGATCGAGGTCTGGGCGGTGGGACAGAGACAGCGGGGAGCGGGGAAGCAGTCTGCCGCCATGACACTGACGACGGCGTCGACGCCAGGCCCGTCAATGGGGCCCTAGGCCTTCTCCAGGCTGGGTCCATTCCGACCTCTGCAGGACAAACGTAACTCCGCCGACGAGTTATCTCCCTATTTCGCAGGTGCTAGCGAATGACTGAAGCGGGGTCGGGGTCGGAGGCACAGCAAATCAAAGGCCGTGATTTGTGACGGGCCACGGCCGATGTTAGCGTGGCATTTCAATCTGGAGTTTCCTCGGTCATCCGAGTACGTAACAGTGAAAGGATCGTTTTGGGGGCGGTTTTCAGCACGACAATGTTCACGATTGCGTTCTTGGTTGTAGCAGGCCTACTTCAAATGCTGGCATCGCAGGTTAAGTCCGGCGATTCGAAGCCTAACTATACGTTTGGCATCCGTTCGAAGGCTACTCTGTCGTCTGAGCGTGCATGGAACGCTGCACACACTTCAGCGCTTGGTGCCCTGAAAGCTATTCCGGTGATGCTCATCGGCTTTGTGGCAACACTGTGGGTCATATTCGCAGTACTACCCAAGGATGATTCGAGTGTTCCGTGGATCTTCTTCTCGGGTATGGGGTTCACGGTCATCATGGTGGCCCTGCTCATGCACATGTACTACAAAGCCGATTCGCTGGCTCGACACATTACTGAGGGCGATGAATAATCCAAAGCGGCAATCAGTCTACAACTAAATTTATTTTCATTAATATTGGGGGATATTGTGTTTTATAGTTCATCTAGTCGAACTTTTCGCATCAGCGTGGCTATGTTGCTATCTCTTCTGCTCGGCCCGGTTGGTATCTCGTCCGCTCAAGCATCTGTAGCTACCACTGTTTCAACGAAGAAAACAGATTTCCGAGGAAACTACAGCGCCGAAGATGCGCTCCGGCTTCTCCTAGCTGGTATCGGCCCATTGGCCGAAAGTAACCCACGATTGCTTAGCCTGCTGGGTTTTGCCGCAGATCGTCCGGTCCCAACTCTTGCCGAGGTTGACCCGATCGTTCAGGACTTCCTGGTCTATTACCCAGGGTTTAGTTCCGAAGTACTGCCAAAGCTCCGCTCCGGAAAGCCCCGCTCGGTCGAGGCTGGCCTGGCCACTTTCACGGAAAAGTTCTATGACTACCTGGCCTATCGCAAGGCGATAACCGATCCTCAGGATGCGCAGCAAGTTACGCCCTATGGGTGCGGCGTGACATGGACATGTGCAGCGGTGGCTGCCTTCGTAGTGGCAAACGGCGCCTTGTATGCCAACGTAGCGGTTGCGACCTTCGTGGTCGTAGCCGGTGGCGCCGTTTTGGTTTTGCTAGTAGTTCCCGGCTATTTGGCAAACAAGGACTACATGACAACGGCAGGTGTAGAAGAGATCGGGCGGGACACCGCGATTGCAGAGCTCACACGGGCGCTGCGATGAATTCGTCACTCCTATCCCTGAACTGGCTATCTGCCCAGACTTGCCATGACCCTGCATGACCCCTCACAGAGATCAAGAACGTCGGCGCTTGCGGGAGTAATTTCTCTAGCACTGTTTGGCGCCTTCTTCGCGCTTACGATCTTCTACGCCATGCCCAGCAATGTGTTAGCCGTGAAGGAGGGGGAGCCCCTTCGCCGCACATTGGTGTCAGTTGCACCCCAAGCGTGGGCATTCTTCACAAAGCCGCCCAACGATCCGGAATTCGCCGTCTATCAGCTCCGAGATGACGGATCCGTAGAGTCGTTGATGCAGACTCCACAAACCCGGCCCGAAAACTACTTCGGACTAAGTCGTAAACAAAGGTCTCAGGGGCCGGAGCTGGGCGTGATTGGTAACACCATAAGGGAATGGGCCGATTGCAGCCCCGACGGCGGTCGACAGGATTGCCTTGAGAGGGTGCGATCCCTGGAAACCCAGATCGTCGACAATGACTCACCGGTTGCTTCCGTTTGCGGCCGGATAGTAATTTTTCAGACCAAAGCAGTCCCCTGGGCTTACCGGGAATTTGAATCAGAAGCCCGGTTTGAAGTCAAAGGTGCGGTTGTGGATTCGAGATGCAAGGTGCGATGAGAATAATATCCAGGCTGAACAATGACATCTGGTCATTCAATCCACAATCCCGAATCATTGCTGTCGCCAGGAGCGGTCTGGCGCTCTCCCAGGTACTGACACT from Arthrobacter sp. StoSoilB20 includes these protein-coding regions:
- a CDS encoding IS256 family transposase translates to MSDTMDPMATDVDQQELARQLLSQAKEQGLELVGPGGLLNKLTKNVLETALEAEMDEHLGYGKHDVAGRGSGNSRNGTRSKTVLTEIGPVEIDVPRDTGSTFDPQTVKKRQRRLTGVDEIVLSLSAKGLTTGEIAAHFADVFGAKVSKDTISRITEKVVGEMTEWQNRPLDRVLPAMFIDAIHVKVRDGQVSNRPIYVAIGVATNGEPDVLGLWAGDGGEGAKFWLAVLTEIKNRGVEDVCITVCDGLKGLPDAINTVWPQAVVQTCIVHLVRNTFRYASRKSWTEMARDLRPVYTAPSEAAAKERLEEFTGKWGRQYPAITRLWLNAWSEFVPFLDYDVEIRKVICSTNAIESLNARYRRAVRARGHFPTIPAALKCLYLATRALDPTGRSRARWIARWKPALNAFAITFEGRIT
- a CDS encoding DUF4192 domain-containing protein; this translates as MNALTIKDPADLLSFIGHTLGFWPNESLVCITLDKGKVGATLRIDLPRQPGTELPYARTVSSYLTSDTSATSIVFALYTSTHSEPGQPKPHAVTIAALTGVLAENGITIRDGIFVSDETYSPYDSEPGQDITLPISTTEYSRVNAEFIYRGSTIEPTNQIVLPAPAHEADHAIAVENCMNTIRAQSPDQAALHASQLWTDMLVSNDFPTDEDCAALIANFQFPHIRDRLMADIPGIDEPPQHILFAQTETAPRWSQIEWAEQLLLHAYTRTSPQHAAPILTTIGYINWWEGRGSKAHQYMQLALDTDPGYRFARLTDQMLGAGIIAGWNTNKNTAYKTRLDMP
- a CDS encoding SdpI family protein, which translates into the protein MAFQSGVSSVIRVRNSERIVLGAVFSTTMFTIAFLVVAGLLQMLASQVKSGDSKPNYTFGIRSKATLSSERAWNAAHTSALGALKAIPVMLIGFVATLWVIFAVLPKDDSSVPWIFFSGMGFTVIMVALLMHMYYKADSLARHITEGDE